The Colletotrichum higginsianum IMI 349063 chromosome 2, whole genome shotgun sequence genome has a segment encoding these proteins:
- a CDS encoding HET-s/LopB domain-containing protein — translation MEGIRATTGGFMQRRLSRLYNDTKKSSDFVQEPTKAPEDPEIKSLFRKLRIQKDRVSVWGLEWTDPNQSDEIDSSLSKAGLSEVVHSILSRVRETLSELDALWKSYTNPLGTVSEKSSGDRKTSFVTWDKAVFADAIADLTQSVDTLYDLSRTRSSGHMSSRSKLEKSMASTEELRPFESTRMQTPQEIDPKTLTNIRAMQAEPMTESRANLPPRDIVFMSKQAWSDLSQHIGRQPFAPLLLEYATFDSIYSVTGIMPPMSRFEKLSAGLQQDSQRAPGTWIGLPRLLGYFEDLEHSRLGLVYHFPPNFNAVSFENFTQNPLYNVCTLADLLSRPDFEPTLEAKFRLASNLVNTVFDLHARGITHGCIIDKNVSFCNMATPDLTTGPGEVDIRRPLVSSFDLFPDAPSDEEPVSPSLPLFRHPLDPRTTPASPINDKMDSRILDLYSLAMVLLSIGLWTKLENLVPDPSQPIPESVLNQLGIRCSSMYKRAVETCWTAVDTQLQGVAADEELLSAVQVTVTRCLDSCAILDNMNSLEDRLNLDLGKTTASPVGTPARQSISGPSKDAQAFRPSVDAHRSSFDTKAPISEPNPAPRSYPSAAEEKRQLARKEVAGGSRSRTWHAPHANHIAAAPAPAELPAELPAETKAAKPPSTKTRLYPQIPLPPDAVEKWNTFVMPQVNQALRHFYRKHREESVEVSLESIGSSPTRTQPTVLVVCTSVSKVKAILTRKMGELFDGKSGFGLKVCKGQVMRSRKQSGDVKRSAAHDDDDDDEGGIKAANPDFQARPNNGASIGAWVGDRHLPPVSLGGLVMVDDKPYGMTVHHMLDDPEEIYKHAKAQDPAMRSMARDADDVRFDWYAESSAESSSGEDYACEFSESESGAYSETDVTSEDSEEEDSGDESEGEYDQPGDIPGVEPGCGEGYIITQPAMDDVDEEFYPSEETANEDHLDSFTVGEVYASSGIKRREQNGLIHEIDWALFEFAPERLPDDNTIPRIQSKQLSPSYGKFPSKHGKFMHPMTVAPTSALPGLEVQCMARTSGLQTGLILPALTSVKIFGRVTPSHTYQVSSAAAETPAELAGDSKKLAMGIPGDSGAWVVERAHGRVCGHVLAWSGRKRVAYICPMDVMLLDIAEALEAREVGLPGGEPVVSLRDRYGEEEEEEDEDEGTYREDEPSSSPFMDPKDDDDLDVVSEEGDDDEFPVLVRSRAPPRRRGESRKREEQGKQQQQQKQEEQKQEGSPEEGREKFASDDNHELSRRMESMGIGRSRMGIGMCS, via the coding sequence ATGGAGGGCATCCGCGCCACCACCGGTGGCTTCATGCAGCGGCGTCTAAGCCGCTTGTATAATGACACGAAAAAGTCTTCGGATTTCGTCCAGGAGCCCACCAAGGCCCCCGAAGACCCCGAGATCAAATCCCTGTTCAGGAAACTGCGCATCCAAAAGGACCGCGTGTCCGTCTGGGGCCTCGAATGGACCGATCCCAACCAGTCAGATGAGATTGACAGCTCGCTGTCAAAGGCCGGCCTGAGCGAGGTCGTCCACAGCATCCTGTCGAGGGTTCGAGAAACACTATCCGAGTTGGATGCCTTGTGGAAGAGCTACACGAACCCGCTTGGTACCGTCTCGGAAAAGTCGTCGGGCGACCGCAAGACATCATTTGTCACCTGGGACAAGGCCGTCTTTGCCGATGCCATCGCCGACCTCACGCAGTCGGTCGATACCCTTTACGACCTTTCTAGAACACGCTCCTCGGGCCACATGTCTTCCCGCTCCAAGCTCGAAAAGTCCATGGCATCCACCGAAGAGCTGAGGCCCTTCGAGTCCACCAGGATGCAGACCCCTCAGGAGATCGATCCCAAGACCTTGACCAACATCCGCGCCATGCAGGCGGAGCCCATGACCGAATCCAGAGCCAACCTCCCGCCGAGGGACATCGTATTCATGAGCAAGCAGGCCTGGTCCGATTTGTCACAGCACATCGGTCGGCAGCCGTTCGCGCCGCTGTTGTTGGAGTATGCCACCTTCGATTCCATCTACTCAGTCACAGGCATCATGCCCCCCATGTCGCGCTTCGAGAAGCTGTCGGCCGGCTTGCAGCAAGATTCGCAAAGGGCGCCGGGCACCTGGATCGGTTTGCCCCGGCTGCTGGGCTACTTTGAGGATCTGGAACACTCCCGCCTCGGGCTCGTGTACCATTTCCCGCCCAACTTCAACGCCGTCTCTTTCGAGAACTTCACCCAGAACCCGCTCTACAACGTTTGCACGCTCGCCGATCTTCTCTCGCGGCCTGATTTTGAGCCGACCTTGGAGGCGAAGTTCCGTCTGGCCTCGAACCTCGTCAACACCGTCTTCGACTTGCACGCGAGGGGCATCACCCACGGCTGCATCATCGACAAGAATGTCTCCTTTTGCAACATGGCCACGCCAGACCTGACCACGGGTCCCGGCGAGGTAGATATCCGCCGGCCCCTGGTCTCGTCTTTCGACCTGTTCCCAGATGCGCCATCGGACGAGGAGCCGGTCTCGCCATCCCTGCCTCTCTTCCGCCATCCCCTGGATCCTCGCACGACACCAGCATCTCCCATCAACGACAAGATGGATTCGCGAATCCTCGATCTCTACTCTCTCGCCATGGTTCTGCTATCTATCGGTCTGTGGACGAAGCTCGAGAACCTCGTACCCGATCCGTCTCAGCCGATCCCCGAATCCGTTCTCAACCAACTGGGTATTCGCTGCTCCTCCATGTACAAGAGAGCTGTCGAGACCTGCTGGACCGCCGTCGACACACAGCTCCAAGGAGTCGCCGCGGATGAGGAGCTCCTTTCCGCTGTACAGGTGACTGTGACGCGCTGCTTAGACTCGTGCGCAATTCTCGACAACATGAACTCCCTCGAGGACCGCCTTAACCTCGACCTGGGCAAGACAACCGCTTCCCCTGTGGGAACCCCCGCCAGGCAAAGCATATCCGGGCCTTCTAAAGACGCACAGGCTTTCCGCCCGTCTGTCGACGCGCATCGCTCATCATTCGATACCAAGGCTCCTATCTCCGAACCTAACCCTGCTCCCCGCTCGTATCCTTCAGCCGCGGAGGAAAAGCGGCAGCTTGCTAGGAAAGAGGTTGCGGGTGGGTCACGTTCACGCACTTGGCACGCACCGCATGCTAATCACATCGcagccgcccccgcccccgccgagTTGCCCGCCGAGCTGCCTGCCGAGACGAAGGCTGCCAAGCCGCCTTCCACCAAGACCCGGCTGTATCCTCAGATCCCACTGCCTCCCGATGCTGTTGAGAAGTGGAACACGTTTGTGATGCCCCAGGTCAATCAGGCCTTGCGACATTTCTACCGAAAGCACCGGGAAGAGTCTGTTGAGGTATCTCTCGAGTCTATCGGCAGCTCCCCAACGAGGACACAGCCCACCGTTCTGGTTGTGTGTACGTCTGTCAGTAAGGTTAAGGCCATTCTTACACGCAAAATGGGCGAGCTATTCGACGGCAAGTCTGGGTTTGGCTTGAAGGTATGCAAGGGACAGGTCATGAGGTCACGGAAACAGTCAGGCGACGTCAAGCGAAGCGCAGCAcacgatgatgacgacgacgacgaaggcggtATCAAAGCCGCTAACCCCGACTTTCAAGCGCGTCCCAATAATGGCGCGAGCATCGGAGCCTGGGTGGGTGACCGCCACCTGCCGCCCGTCAGCTTGGGCGGCCTTGTTATGGTGGACGATAAGCCGTACGGGATGACGGTTCATCACATGCTGGACGACCCCGAAGAGATTTACAAGCACGCCAAAGCGCAAGACCCGGCGATGCGGAGCATGGCTAGAGACGCCGATGACGTGCGGTTCGACTGGTACGCCGAGTCATCCGCCGAAAGCAGTAGCGGAGAGGACTATGCCTGCGAGTTTTCCGAATCCGAATCGGGGGCATACTCGGAGACGGACGTCACCAGCGAGGAttctgaggaggaggacagcGGCGACGAGTCCGAAGGCGAATATGACCAGCCCGGCGACATACCGGGGGTTGAGCCCGGCTGTGGCGAGGGGTACATCATCACGCAGCCCGccatggacgacgtcgacgaagaGTTTTATCCTTCCGAGGAAACGGCAAACGAGGACCATCTGGATAGCTTCACTGTCGGGGAGGTCTACGCGTCGAGCGGAATCAAGCGCAGGGAGCAGAACGGCCTGATCCACGAGATCGACTGGGCCCTGTTCGAGTTCGCCCCCGAGAGGCTGCCTGACGACAACACGATTCCCCGGATTCAGAGCAAGCagctgtcgccgtcgtacGGGAAATTTCCGTCGAAGCACGGCAAGTTCATGCACCCGATGACCGTGGCACCGACGTCGGCGCTGCCTGGTTTGGAGGTGCAGTGCATGGCTCGCACGAGCGGCCTGCAGACGGGTCTCATCCTCCCCGCCCTTACGAGCGTCAAGATCTTTGGGCGCGTGACGCCGAGTCACACGTACCAGGTCAGCagcgctgccgccgagacgCCTGCCGAGCTGGCCGGCGACAGCAAGAAGCTGGCCATGGGAATCCCCGGAGACAGCGGCGCGTGGGTCGTTGAGCGTGCCCACGGCCGGGTGTGTGGACATGTTCTGGCGTGGAGTGGGCGGAAGCGCGTCGCCTACATCTGTCCGATGGACGTGATGCTTCTCGATATTGCCGAGGCGCTCGAAGCCCGCGAGGTCGGCTTGCCTGGCGGCGAGCCGGTCGTGAGTCTCCGAGACCGGTacggagaagaggaggaagaggaggacgaggacgagggaaCCTACAGGGAAGACGaaccgtcgtcgtcgcctttTATGGATCccaaggacgacgatgatTTGGACGTGGtgtcggaggagggggacgacgacgagttccCAGTACTCGTCAGGTCGCGCGCGCCTCCGCGAAGGCGGGGTGAGAGTAGGAAAAGAGAAGAGCAAGgaaagcagcagcagcagcagaagcaggaggAACAGAAGCAAGAGGGTAGCccggaggaggggcgggaAAAGTTTGCTTCGGACGACAATCATGAATTATCGCGTAGGATGGAGTCCATGGGCATCGGGAGGAGTCGTATGGGCATCGGCATGTGCAGCTGA